A portion of the Dioscorea cayenensis subsp. rotundata cultivar TDr96_F1 unplaced genomic scaffold, TDr96_F1_v2_PseudoChromosome.rev07_lg8_w22 25.fasta BLBR01001412.1, whole genome shotgun sequence genome contains these proteins:
- the LOC120256366 gene encoding uncharacterized protein LOC120256366 encodes MMKEKIPQTTLKTVPNIESRVKLFRNKTTVIADILGISGFVWNHERCTIECDKSAYDEYVKAHKEAAGLYGKSFPFFNDLAQVFAKDRAQGTAGGDIGDDAEHYQHENINLNDDRAFFEMATNDFFMSIEEPIPTQSPMVSDASTSKIRRKRKVPTTDQSFDKLNDNLNNFAEMVGPGFQAIADSANREEAHEAARDEAQKVARTELEEKIRLLGEIIFEIDGLTDDEAMFILQELPR; translated from the exons ATGATGAAGGAGAAAATTCCCCAAACAACACTAAAGACAGTCCCCAATATCGAGTCTCGAGTGAAATTATTTAGGAACAAAACCACTGTAATTGCCGACATACTAGGAATAAGTGGGTTTGTTTGGAATCACGAACGGTGCACTATCGAATGTGATAAAAGTGCGTATGATGAGTATGTCAAg GCTCATAAAGAAGCTGCGGGTCTTTATGGAAaatcttttccatttttcaatgACCTTGCCCAAGTATTTGCAAAAGATAGAGCACAGGGTACTGCAGGAGGAGATATTGGTGATGATGCAGAGCATTATCAACATGAGAACATTAATTTGAATGATGACAGGGCTTTCTTTGAAATGGCcaccaatgatttttttatgtcaatagAAGAACCTATTCCTACTCAGTCACCCATGGTATCTGATGCTAGTACCTCAAAAATACGTCGTAAGCGGAAAGTGCCAACAACGGACCAATCATTTGATAAACTAAATGACAATTTGAATAACTTTGCAGAAATGGTTGGTCCAGGCTTTCAAGCTATAGCTGATTCTGCAAATCGCGAAGAAGCTCATGAAGCAGCCCGCGATGAGGCACAGAAAGTTGCTCGTACAGAGCttgaagaaaagataagattgcTAGGtgaaattatatttgaaattgatGGGTTGACGGACGATGAGGCAATGTTCATCTTGCAAGAATTGCCTAGATAA
- the LOC120256373 gene encoding uncharacterized protein LOC120256373 gives MTAMFLNIIAHHVKNRIIKFDFVRSGETVSRHFHAVLKSVILCHGVLLKKPEPVPENSIDFRWKWFKCCLGALDGTHIRINVPKVDRPRYRSRKSEITTNILGVYDQDMQFTYVLSGWEGSAHDGRVLRNAITKPNGLRVPNGFYYLVDAGYANCPGFLAPFRGQRYHLSVWADGHQPRTPQEFFKYETCKCEKCDREGIWEMAEDLAEDEIDNLNLEEQEEDDMENITAVVPTDE, from the exons ATGACTGCAATGTTTCTTAACATTATAGCACATCATGTTAAGAATaggataattaaatttgatttcgtCCGATCTGGAGAAACAGTTAGCCGACATTTCCATGCTGTGTTGAAGTCAGTCATTCTTTGCCACGGTGTTCTATTGAAAAAACCAGAACCTGTACCCGAAAACTCAATTGACTTTAGGtggaagtggtttaag TGTTGTCTAGGAGCGTTGGATGGCACACACATCCGTATAAATGTGCCTAAAGTTGATCGTCCAAGATATAGATCAAGAAAGTCTGAAATAACAACTAACATACTCGGTGTTTATGATCAAGATATGCAATTTACATATGTATTAtctggttgggaaggttcagcTCATGATGGTCGAGTTCTTAGGAATGCCATAACGAAGCCTAATGGGTTGAGAGTTCCTAATG GTTTCTACTATTTAGTGGACGCTGGATATGCAAATTGTCCTGGTTTTCTTGCTCCATTTCGAGGGCAACGTTATCACTTAAGTGTCTGGGCTGATGGACATCAACCACGCACACCTcaagaatttttcaaatatgaaaCATGCAAGTGCGAGAAATGTGATCGAGAGGGCATTTG gGAGATGGCAGAAGACCTCGCCGAAGATGAAATTGATAATTTGAACTTGgaggaacaagaagaagatgatatgGAAAATATCACAGCTGTTGTACCAACTGATGAATAG